The Syngnathus typhle isolate RoL2023-S1 ecotype Sweden linkage group LG6, RoL_Styp_1.0, whole genome shotgun sequence genome has a window encoding:
- the tsr1 gene encoding pre-rRNA-processing protein TSR1 homolog → MVAQGEKQQGHRPGVYKQKNKGHKHGKHRTKGEIERENKGRVSVIALTKKLRKEQRKNDRKNKANQLRKNKRDMVLTEKRRLGSRDGPPILVAVVSLHAAVDAGAVTKLLRQEGAGGVVHQEHSVSGASDSFGLVVPRFKQRFTVLRTNTDDMHSLLDVAKMADNLVFVLDSAEGWDSYGDYCLSCLFAQGLPSYALVCQGMSDLPVKKKVDCRRALSKVTEIRFPDARLFSLDTEQDVTLLLRHLGTQRQRKLGFRSRRSHLLGQHVTFTPSDSAGLGTLCVSGYVRGRPLRVDRLVHISGHGDFQLSQIDAPMDPLPLNATVPRASKPGKDGAVDMMDGGEADAPVRVLMKADPSCRESLQTEAEVDPMDGEQTWPTESELLEAEEARKTKRVMKVPKGTSDYQAAWIVDDDENDDPDEESSEDDDDDEMMDEAPDNESQDGGSDLPSEEDDDDGEEEEEEEEELCSTERAGADQRYDEHVDEVAEEEDLKRYREARANEMFPDEVDTPLDVAAKIRFQRYRGLKSFRSSPWDPMENLPHDYSRIFQFQSFERTRRRILAEAAEEEEGAMVGWYVTLHVCDVPSSVMEGVQAGKPLVLVSLLPHEQKMSVMHLLVRRHPSNIDPIKSKEELVLHCGFRRFRASPIFSQHTSADKHKMERFLMPDTPFVVSVYAPITFPPTGVLLFKQRDDGVQDLVATGSLLSCDPQRVVLKRIVLSGHPFKINRRSAVVRYMFFNRDDIMWFKPVELRTKWGRRGHIKEALGTHGHMKCVFDSQLRSQDTVLMNLYKRIYPRWTYDPYVPLPLPWFKRESTVDVHDLDME, encoded by the exons ATGGTCGCGcaaggggaaaaacaacaagGCCATAGACCAGGTGTCTataaacagaaaaacaaaggtCATAAACATGGCAAGCATCGGACGAAAGGCGAAATTGAGAGAGAAAATAAAG GAAGGGTGTCGGTGATAGCCCTCACGAAAAAACTGAGAAAAGAGCAACGAAAGAATGACCGAAAGAACAAAGCTAATCAACTACGCAAGAACAAGAGAGACatg GTCCTAACAGAGAAGCGGCGTTTAGGCAGCAGAGATGGTCCTCCTATTCTGGTCGCCGTGGTGTCTCTTCACGCAGCAGTCGATGCCGGCGCTGTAACCAAATTGCTTCGTCAAGAGGGCGCCGGCGGCGTCGTACACCAGGAGCACTCTGTCAGCGGCGCCAGTGACAGTTTTGGACTGGTTGTGCCTCGGTTTAAACAAAGATTTACCGTTCTCAGAACCAACACAG ATGACATGCATTCACTGCTCGATGTAGCAAAGATGGCGGATAACCTTGTGTTTGTGCTGGACTCTGCTGAAGGCTGGGACAGTTATGGAGACTATTGTCTCTCCTGTCTCTTTGCCCAGGGCCTCCCTAGCTATG CTCTCGTGTGTCAGGGCATGTCCGACCTCCCCGTAAAGAAGAAGGTGGATTGCCGAAGGGCCCTGTCCAAAGTCACAGAAATCCGCTTCCCCGATGCTCGGCTCTTCTCTCTGGACACGGAGCAGGACGTCACCCTTCTGCTCAGACATCTGGGCACGCAGAGACAACGAAAGCTGGGCTTCCGGTCCAGACGCTCCCATCTCCTGGGCCAACACGTCACTTTTACGCCGAGTGACTCCGCCGGTCTCGGCACCCTTTGCGTCTCTGGGTATGTCCGTGGGCGGCCTCTTCGAGTGGACAGGCTCGTGCACATCAGCGGACACGGAGATTTCCAGCTGAGCCAGATCGACGCTCCAATGGACCCACTCCCCCTAAACGCAACTGTGCCCAGAGCAAGCAAGCCCGGCAAGGATGGGGCGGTTGACATGATG GATGGTGGCGAAGCGGATGCCCCTGTGCGGGTGCTGATGAAAGCTGACCCCTCTTGTAGGGAAAGCCTGCAGACTGAGGCTGAGGTGGACCCAATGGATGGAGAGCAGACTTGGCCTACAGAATCAGAGCTGCTCGAGGCCGAAG AGGCCAGAAAAACCAAACGCGTGATGAAAGTCCCAAAGGGAACGTCCGACTACCAAGCGGCGTGGATTGTGGATGACGATGAAAACGATGACCCGGATGAAGAAAGCAGCGaagacgacgatgacgacgaaaTGATGGATGAGGCCCCCGACAATGAATCCCAG GACGGAGGTTCCGACTTGCCCTCAGAAGAGGACGATGATGatggagaagaggaggaggaagaggaagaagaattgTGCTCCACGGAGCGAGCGGGGGCCGACCAGCGCTACGACGAACACGTGGATGAGGTGGCCGAAGAGGAAGATCTCAAACGTTACCGCGAGGCGCGAGCCAACGAGATGTTCCCCGACGAGGTGGACACGCCTCTCGACGTGGCCGCCAAAATCAG gttcCAGCGCTACAGGGGTCTTAAAAGTTTTCGCTCGTCCCCCTGGGATCCCATGGAGAACTTGCCCCACGACTATTCGCGCATCTTCCAATTCCAAAGCTTCGAGCGTACCCGCCGCCGCATCCTGGCCGAAGCCGCCGAAGAGGAGGAAGGCgccatg GTGGGCTGGTACGTCACGCTCCACGTGTGTGACGTGCCCTCCTCGGTGATGGAAGGCGTGCAGGCGGGCAAGCCACTGGTCCTGGTGTCTCTTCTCCCTCATGAACAGAAG ATGTCAGTGATGCACCTTTTGGTAAGGAGACACCCCAGCAACATAGATCCCATCAAATCCAAAGAGGAGCTGGTGCTCCACTGCGGTTTTCGCCGCTTCAGGGCCTCGCCCATCTTCTCTCAACACACTTCAG CGGATAAACACAAGATGGAGCGCTTCCTCATGCCCGACACCCCCTTTGTGGTGTCAGTGTACGCGCCCATCACCTTCCCCCCGACAGGAGTCCTGCTCTTCAAACAGAGAGATGATG GCGTGCAGGACCTGGTGGCGACCGGCAGCCTGCTCAGTTGTGACCCTCAGCGCGTTGTGCTCAAGAGGATCGTGCTGAGCGggcacccgttcaaaatcaacCGGCGCTCTGCCGTCGTGCGTTACATGTTCTTCAACAGAG ATGACATCATGTGGTTCAAACCTGTGGAGCTGCGAACGAAATGGGGTCGGAGGGGCCACATTAAGGAAGCTTTAG gaaCACACGGTCACATGAAGTGCGTGTTTGATAGTCAGCTGCGCTCTCAAGACACGGTGCTGATGAACTTGTACAAGAGGATCTATCCACGCTGGACGTACGACCCCTATGTGCCTTTGCCTCTGCCCTGGTTCAAACGGGAGTCCACGGTGGACGTGCACGACTTGGACATGGAGTAG
- the hic1 gene encoding hypermethylated in cancer 1 protein, with amino-acid sequence MIIEADSDGMAADIGHAGGGLKTMLDAMEVPSHARDLLLQLNSQRTKGFLCDVIIVVQNALFRAHKNILAASSLYLKSLVVHDNLINLDHEMVSPGVFRVILDYIYTGRLSEGDPASPNEPNLGAVLAAASYLQLLDLVALCKKKLKRNGKYPPRTTPAFLPYAKMGGMGLGGGGRYRVSTPVIQSCPPGGMLNSHAPRPPPLEELIPHRLAIHAGELYAPTSTQGPQPFPSMQSILPAQLGLRSALPERNCSPNYGLDLSKKSPNSQSQHTPSQSHVVSTHNDEERDGTPSGRASPTQGTNGRAFPSEKMETTDQTSSLTPPPFPHNQPLGPHLPHLHRLGSQGTERYPCPPSPDTLTEVMEAGREVGNIYRWVKHEPLPYAAEDEDEDEDEEEGGENGERRHNNHKDESEGPDDKSGSGTEETGSSEGRPSPTGPLGRFHVPYEPESYGDNLYVCIPCDKGFPSSEQLNAHVETHTEEELYSNTGGELGNGNIGKNISSSTNGYGGLTGGGGGGGVLSGLSLETKSNQSLASGTIGEMIRPYRCSSCDKSYKDPATLRQHEKTHWLTRPYPCSICGKKFTQRGTMTRHMRSHLGLKPFACDSCGMRFTRQYRLTEHMRIHSGEKPYECQVCGGKFAQQRNLISHMKMHTGGGGGGLTSEGKLKLDFAEGIYPLSKYTAEHLGLKQEKANELLLQAQQQLVADAKAMESLYPLSKLASEHLGALGHDKMDVLCQALPPPQQALSEARTIERYSPS; translated from the exons ATGATCATTGAGGCAGACTCGGATGGGATGGCAGCAGACATCGGGCATGCAG GTGGCGGACTGAAGACGATGCTGGATGCCATGGAAGTACCAAGTCACGCTCGGGATCTCCTCCTGCAGCTCAACAGCCAACGCACCAAAGGATTCCTGTGCGATGTCATCATTGTGGTGCAGAACGCTCTCTTCCGGGCGCACAAAAACATTCTGGCGGCCAGCAGCCTCTACCTGAAGTCCTTGGTGGTCCACGACAATCTTATCAACCTGGACCACGAGATGGTGAGTCCTGGAGTCTTCCGGGTCATTCTGGACTACATCTACACGGGCCGCCTCAGCGAGGGGGACCCCGCCTCTCCCAACGAGCCCAACCTGGGCGCTGTTTTGGCTGCGGCAAGCTACCTGCAGCTGCTTGACTTAGTCGCTCTGTGCAAAAAGAAACTCAAAAGAAATGGCAAGTACCCTCCTCGCACCACTCCCGCCTTCCTGCCTTACGCAAAGATGGGCGGCATGGGCTTAGGCGGCGGAGGCCGCTACAGGGTCTCCACTCCCGTCATTCAGTCGTGTCCTCCCGGGGGGATGCTGAACAGCCACGCGCCCCGACCCCCGCCGCTGGAGGAGCTGATCCCCCATCGGCTCGCCATCCACGCCGGCGAGCTGTACGCCCCGACCTCGACCCAAGGCCCCCAGCCCTTCCCGTCCATGCAGTCCATCCTGCCGGCTCAGCTAGGGCTACGTTCGGCGCTTCCGGAAAGGAACTGCTCCCCAAACTACGGTCTGGACCTCTCCAAAAAGAGCCCCAATTCCCAGTCTCAGCACACACCCTCCCAGTCCCACGTGGTCAGCACCCACAATGACGAGGAGCGAGACGGGACACCGAGCGGACGTGCCAGTCCCACGCAGGGGACCAACGGCAGGGCCTTTCCTTCTGAAAAAATGGAGACGACGGATCAGACGAGTTCTCTCACTCCGCCGCCGTTCCCCCACAACCAACCGCTCGGCCCCCACCTTCCCCATCTCCATCGTTTGGGCTCGCAGGGCACCGAGCGCTACCCGTGCCCGCCGAGCCCGGACACCCTCACCGAAGTCATGGAGGCAGGAAGAGAAGTGGGCAACATCTACCGCTGGGTGAAACACGAGCCGCTTCCCTACGCGGCCGAGGACGAGGACGAagacgaggacgaggaggaaggcGGTGAAAACGGAGAGCGGCGGCACAACAACCACAAGGATGAGAGCGAGGGTCCGGACGACAAGAGCGGCTCCGGCACCGAGGAGACGGGCAGCAGCGAGGGCCGCCCGTCTCCTACCGGACCCTTGGGGAGGTTCCACGTTCCGTACGAGCCAGAGAGTTACGGCGACAACCTGTACGTGTGCATCCCCTGCGACAAGGGCTTCCCCAGCTCGGAGCAACTCAACGCCCACGTGGAGACTCACACGGAGGAGGAGCTTTACAGCAACACGGGCGGCGAGCTTGGAAACGGCAACATCGGCAAGaacatcagcagcagcaccaaCGGCTACGGCGGGTTGACCGGCGGAGGCGGTGGTGGCGGCGTCCTAAGCGGCCTCTCCCTGGAGACAAAGTCCAACCAGTCTTTGGCTTCGGGGACCATCGGGGAAATGATCCGCCCGTACCGCTGCTCCTCCTGCGATAAGTCCTACAAGGATCCGGCAACTCTCCGGCAGCACGAAAAGACCCACTGGCTCACCCGGCCGTACCCGTGCAGCATCTGCGGCAAGAAGTTCACGCAGCGCGGCACCATGACGCGCCACATGCGCAGCCACCTGGGCCTCAAACCCTTCGCCTGCGACTCCTGCGGCATGCGCTTCACTCGCCAGTACCGCCTCACCGAGCACATGCGCATCCATTCCGGGGAGAAGCCGTACGAGTGCCAAGTGTGCGGCGGCAAGTTCGCCCAGCAACGCAACCTGATCAGCCACATGAAGATGCACAccggcgggggcggcggcggcctgaCCTCCGAGGGCAAGCTGAAGCTGGACTTTGCCGAGGGCATCTACCCCTTGAGCAAATACACCGCCGAGCATCTGGGGCTCAAGCAGGAGAAGGCCAACGAGCTCCTCCTGCAGGCGCAGCAGCAGTTGGTGGCCGACGCCAAGGCCATGGAGAGCCTCTACCCGCTCTCCAAACTGGCGTCGGAGCACCTGGGGGCTCTGGGCCACGACAAGATGGACGTCCTGTGTCAGGCCCTGCCCCCTCCCCAGCAGGCCCTCTCCGAGGCCCGCACCATTGAGCGCTACTCGCCTAGCTAA